A segment of the Fibrobacter sp. genome:
TGCACCCGCGCCCTCTGGATTCTTCCGTTAGCCCTCGTGACCATGTTCATTTTCCGCAAGAAGAACGACGCAGGAAAGGGCAAGCTGGATGTGATTCCCTGGTTCATTTTCCTTTTCGCCATCGCCATGGTCATCAACACCTATCTGTTCCCGGCCATCGGCGTTCCCGCAACCGTCGGCACAACCATCGTTACCATTGCAAAGCGCGGCTTCGCCATTACCTTGTTCCTTATCGGCACAGGCCTTTCCAAGGAAGCCTTGAAGAAATGCGGCGCCAAGCCATTTATCCAAGGCGTTATCCTGTGGTTCATCATCGGAGCCGGCAGTCTGCTTGTAATCAAGGGGTTCTAAGCCAGGCAAATTATGCTATATTAACGGTAAGTTCGTATGTTCGAACAACCAATAAACTTTAACTGAACGGAATGGCCAATTATGGATCTCGGAAGATACAATCGAGCTCGCGTCGAAGAAATTACACCCCAGGGCTACTATCTGGAACTAGAAAGCGGAGACAGAGTTCTTCTCCCCGGCAATAAGGACAAGTTCACCTTGGAAGAAGGCGAAATCCTGGATGTTTTCGTCTACACCGACAGTGAAGACCGCCCTATCGCCACTTTGGAACACCCCTACGCACAAGTCGGCGAATTCGCCGTGCTGGACGTGAAAGACGTGAACCGCGTAGGAGCCTTCTTGAATTGGGGCCTGAACAAGGACCTGTTCCTCCCCTACAAACAGCAGCTGGGTGAACTACAGCGCGGCGACCGCTGCGTTGTATTCATTCTTGTAGACGACAAGAGCAACCGCATTGTAGCTACCGAAAAGATCAAGAGCTTTTTGGACTTGGACACCAGTGAACTTCACGTTGGCCAGCGCGTACAGCTTGCCGCCTACGAAGTGACCAAGGACCACGTGGACTTCCTGGTGGATTACCGCTACACCGGCCGCCTCATGCTCACCCCCGGCATGGAACGCATTTACATCGGCGACACCATGCCCGGCTTCATCCAGCGCTTTACCGCAGATGGCAAGATTACCTTGAGTATCAACCCCATCGGCTACAAGGGCCTTATGAAAAGCGACAGCGCCAACGTCCTGATGCAAAAGTTGCAGGAAGCAGGCGGAAGCCTCCCCTACGGCGACCACACCGATCCCGAAGTCATCCGTCAGGAATTCAACATGTCCAAGAAGAATTTCAAGAAGCTTCTTGGCACCCTGTTCCGCGAAGGGAAGATTTACATCAGCGACGACGGAATTAGCCTGGTATAGGCCTATGAGACGCTTTCGTTTTTTGTGTACATTAGCGGTTTCTGCTGCATTATTTGCAGCGTGCTCTAGCAGTGAGAAAAAAGCTGAAGAGTCGATGGCGACGCAGAATGTTCCTGCAGAACCTTTAACGGTTCAACTTTCCAGAAAAGTCTGTCCTTCGGCCAGCGATTTCCGAGGGACCGGTGTTGCAGAAACTCCGCAGGCTGCATTGCTGATTGCGCAAAAGGAAATTGCCGCCCAGATTAGTTCTTCTATCGAGTCCAAATCGGTGATGGCCAAGTCTCAGGAAGTAGACGCACTCGGTAACGAGATTATCGAAGAAAGTTACAAGCAAAAGACGAAACTTTCCACAACCCTTTCAAACGCTCAGGATGCAAAAAGCGTGGAGACGCTTGTTCAAGGCCAGCAATTCGGCGTTCTCGCCTGTATGAACCAAAGCGATGCTGCCAAGCCCTATCTTGCAACATATGCTTCCCTTAAGGACTCCGTTATGCTTCTTACCGCAATGTACGGGCAAGCGGATCACCCCCTCAACAAGGCAACCGCATTCAACGCTGCGCGAGACGTCTTTACCCGCCTGCTTTCCGTAAGACACATTATTCTAGGCCTTGGCATCAGCCCCGATGAACTAGACAAGGACAAAATGGTTGACCCCGCCCACGCCTTTACCGCAACCCAGCAGGCCTACAAGGATTTCCGTGCCGGCTATGGTCTGCATTACAAGGCGGAGACCGAATCTAATTTAAACGACTTGCTTTTTACAAGAATGTCCGCCGCATACAACATAAAGCAGTCCGAATGTGAAAGCGGATTGATGCTTGTGGCAAAGATTGCGGAGCCCTCCTGTAAGGAAGGTTCCCTCGGCATCACATGCAATACAACCATCAGTTTAACCGGATCTTCATGCAGCGGCGAGCCTTACTTTAGCCTGAGTGCACAGGTCAAGGGCAATGGCCGCTACGACGAAGCCGAAGCCATGGATAAAATAAGCAAGAATATTGCTAACGGGGACTGGTTTACCGAATGGCAAAAGGATCTGGACAAATGGTCTCTAAAGTAACAAGGATTCTTTGCACAATCGCATCCGCAGCCGTATTGGCATTTGCAGACCCCTCTGCAGAAATGCCCCTGCCATCCGCTATTTCAGATTCCCTTCCCTGGTTTGCTGTCCGAGAAATCAAGGCTCCCAATGCCCCCTTTACCCGAAGCCACCTAGCCAAGGCCGTAGAAAAGAAAAATCGAGTTGCCCTAGTTTATTTTGCAACCTGGTGCATTCCTTGCCGAGTAGGAGTCAAGAAACTTGCGGAACACCAAGCTGATTTAAGCCAAAATGGAATCCAGGTCGTCCTTGTCAATCTTGGGGAAAAAGACGAAAAGTCAATTCTATCCTGGATTGAACAGACTGGGGCTTCAAACTTTACAGCCATCGGCGACCCGTTCAAGAGACTTACCGAAGGCTTTGGCATGACTTCGGAAGGCAGCAATATAAGCCTCCCCCGCACTCTTGTGCTAGACAAGAATCTAAAGCCTTTGTTTATGCTTGGCCAGGAAGGCTCTGACTGGCCGCAGATTCTTTGGGAAAAGAACTAGGCTTAATTTTTAAAACAACACCTTGTATTCGTCGAACGCCTTGGGGTTTGCCTTCAGGGTATTGCCGTCCCAATCCAGGAGGGCGCTTCCCCACTCGCCATAGCTGGCCGGTTCCCAGAAGAAGGCTCCAAGGCCTCGGGGGACCTGTTCCATGATCTGATGGGTCCTTGCGCGGGAGCCATCAAAGCCGTAGAAATTCTTGCCGGTTCCGCCGTTGTATTCTGCAATGAGGAATTCCAGATTCGGATAACTGCTGGCAAGATTACTCATCAACGTTTTCCAGGTGTCGGGCGTTCCATGCTGGTAGGCGGTGTAGGCGGAGAAAGCCATCACGTCGGGAGAAACTTTTTCCGTCTTGATAATGGAGTTCATCCACCAGTTCACCGTAGTGGCGTTCTGGGGGCTTTCGATGTGGAATACGGTCTTGATCTTGTGGGAAGAAGTCTCGAAAGCCTTTACCGCCCGGGAACCTGCCGCCAGATACTTTGCAGTGTTTGCAATACCATTGGGGTTCTGCTGCTTATTCATGACACCGTTCACGCTGTTTGGAGCCAACTGCACGTTATCGCCCCAGCAGTTGGTGTTGCTGGTAGGCAAGTCTCGAAGCATGCCGTTGGTAATTTCATTACCCACCTGAACCATGTCCGGCAAGGCGTTCACCTGCTTGAGGGCAGCCATCAGATCGTAAGTGTAATTATAGACGGAATCCGCCATGGCATCGGAGTTTTGGACGCCGCGCCAGCGTTCGGGAATAATCTGCGTGTCCGGATCTGCCCAGACATCGCTATAATGAATATCCAGCAGGAAGGTAAAGCCCGCCTTTTTCACCTTCTGGGCATAGGCAACCACATGATCCTTGTCGCCAAAGGCTTCACTATCCTGACCGCAGCCCGCAGCGGCATAACCGTAGGCCGCCTTGGGACTGAGAAACGTCTTTAAGCGGATGGCGTTAAAGCCATGGTCACGAAGCAAAGCGAAGATATCCTTTTCTGTTCCGTCTACATCGTAAATTTTAGTGCCATAGGATTCGTACTCCTGAAAACGGGAAATGTCGGCACCAACAATGTAAGGACTGAAAAGAACCGGCTTCGAGTCGGACGAAGGTGGCGGAGGCAGCACCTCGGATGAACTAGATCGAGGCGGTTCCTCGAATGAACTGAATGGCGGAGGCGGTTCCATACCGCTAGATCCACGATCGTGGCCAGGGATGACATCGAACGAAGAACTAAACGGAAGAGGTTCCATGGAAGAGGAACTGAGAGGCGGAAGCTCTACACCGGAACTGAATGAAGACGGAAAATCATCACTGGAACTTGAAAGTTGCGACAATTCGCTACTACTGGAACCTATAGGAATAATTCCTTCGAAAAAGGAACTATCGAAAGGCTCGCTAGAAGAAGAAAGATCGTCCAAAATGCTGGGCGAAGAATCTGCAATCAGTCCATTAGAAGACAAAGCATCATTCGAAAATTCCGAAGAACCCGTAGATGAATCATTTCCGCAACCAAGCAAGGCCATGGTTGCAATCCCAAAAATTCCCTTTAGTTTACCCATACTTGCAAATCTACACTTTTTACGCGGGAACATTCGTAAAATGTCGGTAAAGGTTTGCAAAACAATGAACAATTCCAGGTGGATTACTAACTTTTATTTCAATGCTAAACACCGAATTGCTTACATCCGCTTCAGTTCAGGAATTCATCCAGAGCGCCATCAAGAAAAAGATGGACGCCCTGCAAATTTCTACAGCCTTGAATAAGGCGGGTTACAGCAATGAGGATCGTGCGGCAATCATGGACTACATGGCCTTAGTTCCCAAATTCCGCGAAAAATTTTTTGGTAAGGACGCCATAAAAGGTGGTTCCGGGAAAAACGCATCCATCGGCAGCGAAGCCTTTTTGCTTTGCGATCGGTTAGCCCTAGAACAAAGTACCGCCCAGGATATCGGCAAGTACAAGGCCAATTTGTGGATTGCCGGAAAAGCCCCCAGGCAGGATGAAAGCGCGCCTGATGTCAATGATGCAAGAGCCCACCGCCCCCTAGTCCACGATCTTTGTTGCGGCATGGGTGGTGACAGCTACTTTATTCCGGCAGATTTTAATGTGACTGGAGTAGACCTGGACGAGGACCGTCTTGCCATGTACCGCCATAACGTTCGAGTGATGCGCGGTTCCGCAACCCTCACCGATGGAGCAGACTGCACCATTTTAGCAGACGTCCGAGAAATTGCAAAACAGGCCGATGCTTGTGATAGCGAACATCCCGCAGACTATTTCACAATAGACCCCGCCCGTCGCGCCGTCGAAGGGGAAAACCAGCGGGACCTGCGAAACCTTACGCCCACCTTTGAAGAAGTGCTGGAAATATCACGCCACTACAAGGGCGGAATGGCGAAGCTTCCTCCCGGCTACCCCACCGACGAAATTCCCGCCGATGCAGAACTGGTGTATCTAGGAAGCCATTCCGACTGCCGCGAACTTCTGGTATTGTTCGGCACACTGGCCAGGAATCCCGGGAAAGTTCGGGCCATCATGGTAGACAAGGATGGTTTCGTAGTAAAGGCTGCCAACGGTACTGACGCCATCTGGAGCGGCGCCCTTAGCGAAATCCAGGCAGCCTCCAACAAGGAGGCGGAACATGACCTGCCCGGCTGTGAACGCAGTTTCCGGAATGCCACCAGCGAAAACGACTTGCCTGTAGACGATGTGGCGGAATTCATCGCAGAACCTACCGCCCTCTTGATTCGTAGCCACCTGTTTGGAAACGTGGCATTGGCCGCAGCTCCCGATGCCCACCTGATTTCCGAAGGCATTGCCTACGTAAGTTGCAGCACGCCCCTACCCGCACCTGCATTCGCCAGCTTCCAGGTGATGGACAAGTGCGAAATCGCAACCAGCGCCGTTCGCGATATGTTGAAACGAAACAATATCGGCAAACTGACTTTGAAACTTCGCGGCGTCAAGCTGGATCCTGATGAGGAAATCAAACGACTGAAGCCCAAGGGAAAGAACGAAGCTATTCTATTCTACACCCGCGTTGCCGGCGAAAAGACAGCCATTCTAGCAAAAAGAGTTTAAATTATTTCATTGAAACGAGGCTTTCCATGAAGTTGAAATTTTTCCAGATGTTTTCTGTAACCGCAGCCGTTGCGGCAACCCTTATGTTCAGCGCCTGCGGAGACGATTCCTCCAGCGGAACTTCTGATGAAGCAACAAGCTGGCGAGACTACTGCCTGGAAGTCATCAACAAGTACCGTGCTACCGAAGACCTGAAGCCACTTACTCTAGCGCCCGAAGCCAAGCAAACCTGCGTTGATGAGCAGGCGGCGGCAGACCTTGCCTCAGGCAAGGCCCACGGACACTTTGGCGACTGCGGTGAATTCGCCCAAAACTCTGGCCCCAACGTCGATTTGAAATGGCGAGATACCGAAGAAAAGATTGTCGATACCTATCTGGAAATGATGTGGAGCGAAAAGGAATTAGTGGAAAGCGGCAAGCGCGACCCAGCCAAGAAGGAAGACTACTCCTACATTGGTCACTACCTGAACATGAGCAGTACCAAGTACACCACGGTCGCCTGCGGCATTGCCAAGAATTCCGACGGAACCAAGGGCTGGTTCAACGTCAATTTCCACTAGTTCCCTGAACTTTCCTTAGGTTTTTCTATGGCTGTAAGACTTGAAGAATCCTGGCTGAACCTTTTGAACGATCAGTTCGAACAGCCTTATTTCAAACAAATTAAAGAAACCCTGGTCAAGGAAAAGGCTGCAGGCCAGGTCATCTATCCCCCTGGTTCCAAGATTTTTGCGGCACTGGACAACTGCCCCGTAGACAAGGTGAAGGCTGTCATTATCGGGCAGGACCCCTACCACAATCCGGGTCAGGCTCACGGGCTTTGCTTTTCTGTACCCATTGGAATACAGCCGCCGCCATCCCTTATCAATATCTTCCAGGAACTTCACGACGACCTGGGCATTAATCCACCGCCCCACGGCAACCTAGAATCTTGGGCCCACCAGGGAATCTTATTGCTAAACGCATCCCTGACGGTTCGCGCCCACCAGGCCGCAAGCCATGCAGGAATCGGCTGGCAGCAGTTTACCGACACCATCATCCAGCGTCTTTCACAGACCCGGGAAAACCTGGTGTTCCTTTTGTGGGGCAGCTTTGCCATCAAGAAGCAGGAACTGGTAGCAAAGGGGCGGGGCCACCTGATTCTTACGGCTCCTCACCCTAGCCCTCTTTCGGCCTACCGCGGTTTCTTTGGCTGCAAGCACTTTAGCAAGGCCAACGCCTACCTCCAGAGCAAAGGGCTGGAACCTATTGACTGGAAAGTGGAGTAATCCTACGGCAAAACCGCGCTGCGAGAGCTACCCCCGCGTGGGCTCCGAAAACAAAAATTTCTATTATTGGGGCCATGAATAGTAAGAACACTTTTGCACGTCTCGTGCTCTTCGTTATACTCGGCCTTGTTATCGGCGGAGTCCTGGGCGAATGCCTTGGGGTTCTGTTCGGTCAGCTGGGTGAATTGATGAACGCAGGTGGATACAACAACATCGTCCACAATTTCTTTGTTTCGTCATTCAATCTCAACCTGGGTTTCCCCAACAGGCCTGAACCTGTCATCGTGGACCTTTACTTGATCAAGCTCGCAATCGGTTGCAGCATCAAGGTCAACGTGGTCAGTGTTATCGGTATGATTGTGGGCATCTACATTATGAAATGGTCCGGAGGAGGACGATAATGTTAACTATTGATGAATTGCAAGCTAAGTTGGCCAGCGGCGCTACCACTTCCGTGAAGCTCACCGAAGAAGCCCTCGCCAAGGTTGAAGCTACCAAGAATTTGAACGCCTATATTTCCGTTCTCAACGAACGTGCCTTGGCCAAGGCTGCCGAATCCGACAAGCGCCGTGCCGAAGGCAAGACTCTGGGTGCTCTGGACGGCATTCCCGTTGCAGTCAAGGACAATATGTGCCTTG
Coding sequences within it:
- the ung gene encoding uracil-DNA glycosylase, which produces MAVRLEESWLNLLNDQFEQPYFKQIKETLVKEKAAGQVIYPPGSKIFAALDNCPVDKVKAVIIGQDPYHNPGQAHGLCFSVPIGIQPPPSLINIFQELHDDLGINPPPHGNLESWAHQGILLLNASLTVRAHQAASHAGIGWQQFTDTIIQRLSQTRENLVFLLWGSFAIKKQELVAKGRGHLILTAPHPSPLSAYRGFFGCKHFSKANAYLQSKGLEPIDWKVE
- a CDS encoding TlpA family protein disulfide reductase, coding for MVSKVTRILCTIASAAVLAFADPSAEMPLPSAISDSLPWFAVREIKAPNAPFTRSHLAKAVEKKNRVALVYFATWCIPCRVGVKKLAEHQADLSQNGIQVVLVNLGEKDEKSILSWIEQTGASNFTAIGDPFKRLTEGFGMTSEGSNISLPRTLVLDKNLKPLFMLGQEGSDWPQILWEKN
- a CDS encoding putative sulfate exporter family transporter; this translates as CTRALWILPLALVTMFIFRKKNDAGKGKLDVIPWFIFLFAIAMVINTYLFPAIGVPATVGTTIVTIAKRGFAITLFLIGTGLSKEALKKCGAKPFIQGVILWFIIGAGSLLVIKGF
- a CDS encoding DUF4321 domain-containing protein yields the protein MNSKNTFARLVLFVILGLVIGGVLGECLGVLFGQLGELMNAGGYNNIVHNFFVSSFNLNLGFPNRPEPVIVDLYLIKLAIGCSIKVNVVSVIGMIVGIYIMKWSGGGR
- a CDS encoding CAP domain-containing protein, whose protein sequence is MKLKFFQMFSVTAAVAATLMFSACGDDSSSGTSDEATSWRDYCLEVINKYRATEDLKPLTLAPEAKQTCVDEQAAADLASGKAHGHFGDCGEFAQNSGPNVDLKWRDTEEKIVDTYLEMMWSEKELVESGKRDPAKKEDYSYIGHYLNMSSTKYTTVACGIAKNSDGTKGWFNVNFH
- a CDS encoding arabinogalactan endo-1,4-beta-galactosidase; amino-acid sequence: MGKLKGIFGIATMALLGCGNDSSTGSSEFSNDALSSNGLIADSSPSILDDLSSSSEPFDSSFFEGIIPIGSSSSELSQLSSSSDDFPSSFSSGVELPPLSSSSMEPLPFSSSFDVIPGHDRGSSGMEPPPPFSSFEEPPRSSSSEVLPPPPSSDSKPVLFSPYIVGADISRFQEYESYGTKIYDVDGTEKDIFALLRDHGFNAIRLKTFLSPKAAYGYAAAGCGQDSEAFGDKDHVVAYAQKVKKAGFTFLLDIHYSDVWADPDTQIIPERWRGVQNSDAMADSVYNYTYDLMAALKQVNALPDMVQVGNEITNGMLRDLPTSNTNCWGDNVQLAPNSVNGVMNKQQNPNGIANTAKYLAAGSRAVKAFETSSHKIKTVFHIESPQNATTVNWWMNSIIKTEKVSPDVMAFSAYTAYQHGTPDTWKTLMSNLASSYPNLEFLIAEYNGGTGKNFYGFDGSRARTHQIMEQVPRGLGAFFWEPASYGEWGSALLDWDGNTLKANPKAFDEYKVLF
- a CDS encoding S1-like domain-containing RNA-binding protein; its protein translation is MDLGRYNRARVEEITPQGYYLELESGDRVLLPGNKDKFTLEEGEILDVFVYTDSEDRPIATLEHPYAQVGEFAVLDVKDVNRVGAFLNWGLNKDLFLPYKQQLGELQRGDRCVVFILVDDKSNRIVATEKIKSFLDLDTSELHVGQRVQLAAYEVTKDHVDFLVDYRYTGRLMLTPGMERIYIGDTMPGFIQRFTADGKITLSINPIGYKGLMKSDSANVLMQKLQEAGGSLPYGDHTDPEVIRQEFNMSKKNFKKLLGTLFREGKIYISDDGISLV